In Pleurocapsa sp. PCC 7319, the following are encoded in one genomic region:
- a CDS encoding FGGY-family carbohydrate kinase, which translates to MEHYLGIDFGTSGARAIVIDQRENIIATEKFSFTKLAPEQLAHTWQIALFDLINQIPNDIRKQLKAIAINGTSSTVLLCDATGKPITCPILYNDARGNSVLEQIRSIAPKNHLVISATSSLAKLFWWQQQSYFAQARYFFHQADWLAFLLHGKLGISDYHNALKLGYDVDNLGYPDWLQNLPFSNLYPQVLSPGAVVGKITSENCDRLNLPSDCLVRTGTTDSIAAFLASGADRPGEAVTSLGSTLVLKLLSQTKVNSSKYGIYSHRLGKLWLTGGASNTGGAVLKHFFDHEQLKYLSEQIDPEVASPFKYYPLLQPGDRFPVNDPNLPPQLEPRPASPIKFLHGLLESISRIEGLGYQKLQDLGADRLIHIYTAGGGAKNNVWQKIRQRHLKVPVSIANNTEAAYGTALLAGNKSLISKTTEL; encoded by the coding sequence ATGGAACATTATCTAGGGATTGATTTTGGTACTTCTGGAGCTAGGGCAATAGTCATCGATCAGAGAGAAAATATTATTGCCACAGAAAAATTTAGTTTTACTAAACTAGCTCCTGAACAATTAGCACATACCTGGCAAATTGCACTTTTTGATTTAATTAATCAAATACCAAATGATATCAGGAAGCAGCTCAAGGCGATCGCCATTAATGGAACTTCTTCTACAGTATTATTATGTGACGCTACGGGAAAACCAATCACTTGCCCAATTTTGTATAACGATGCTAGAGGAAACAGTGTCTTAGAACAAATTAGAAGCATTGCCCCTAAAAATCATTTAGTAATTAGTGCCACTTCTAGTTTGGCAAAACTTTTTTGGTGGCAACAACAATCTTACTTTGCTCAAGCCAGATATTTTTTTCATCAGGCTGACTGGTTAGCTTTTCTGTTGCATGGCAAATTGGGCATCAGTGATTATCATAATGCTCTCAAGTTAGGATATGACGTAGACAATCTTGGTTATCCAGATTGGCTCCAAAATTTGCCTTTTAGCAATTTATATCCACAAGTATTATCTCCAGGTGCAGTAGTGGGAAAAATTACCTCAGAAAACTGCGATCGCCTTAATTTACCATCTGACTGTCTGGTTCGTACAGGCACTACCGATAGTATTGCTGCTTTTCTGGCTAGTGGGGCTGATCGACCAGGAGAAGCAGTTACCTCTCTTGGTTCAACTTTAGTTTTAAAATTATTGAGTCAAACTAAAGTCAATTCATCTAAGTATGGTATCTACAGCCATAGATTAGGAAAACTTTGGTTAACTGGGGGAGCCTCTAATACTGGTGGCGCTGTATTAAAGCACTTTTTTGATCACGAACAATTAAAGTATTTATCTGAACAAATTGATCCTGAAGTAGCAAGTCCTTTCAAATACTATCCTCTCCTGCAACCAGGCGATCGCTTTCCTGTTAACGATCCTAATTTACCTCCTCAATTAGAACCTCGTCCCGCAAGTCCCATCAAGTTTCTACATGGCTTATTAGAGAGTATTTCACGTATCGAAGGTTTGGGTTATCAAAAATTACAAGATTTAGGTGCTGATCGACTAATTCACATCTATACAGCAGGAGGAGGAGCAAAGAACAATGTGTGGCAAAAAATTCGTCAGCGCCATCTGAAAGTCCCCGTAAGCATAGCTAATAATACCGAAGCTGCTTATGGTACAGCGTTGTTGGCTGGCAATAAATCTTTAATCTCCAAGACAACAGAGTTATGA
- the cysH gene encoding phosphoadenosine phosphosulfate reductase, whose product MKTENLDLISLNQELTPLKAIEIVQWTQDNFSKGLVMSTSFGIQSAVMLHMVTQIIPDIPVIWIDTGYLPPETYRFAEELTKKLKLNLQIYQSDLSPARMEALYGKLWQQDDLKALNRYDYLRKVEPMNRALKELNAKAILAGLRREQTDFRQQLQTINLQGEQYKVLPILSWNAKNIYYYLQEYNLPYHPLFDQGYVTVGDWHSSRSLMAEDTNERLTRFRGLKQECGLHLPVAA is encoded by the coding sequence ATGAAAACGGAAAATTTAGATTTAATTAGCCTTAATCAGGAACTTACTCCTTTAAAAGCTATAGAAATCGTTCAATGGACCCAAGATAACTTCTCCAAAGGTTTGGTCATGAGTACTAGTTTTGGTATCCAGTCAGCCGTCATGCTTCACATGGTTACTCAAATTATTCCCGATATTCCCGTTATTTGGATTGATACAGGTTACTTACCTCCAGAAACCTATCGCTTTGCTGAAGAATTAACTAAAAAGCTGAAACTCAATTTGCAGATATATCAATCAGATCTTAGTCCCGCTCGTATGGAAGCACTTTACGGTAAGCTTTGGCAACAAGATGACCTTAAAGCATTAAACCGCTATGACTATCTCCGTAAAGTTGAGCCAATGAACAGAGCCTTGAAAGAATTAAATGCTAAAGCTATTTTGGCGGGATTGCGACGGGAACAGACCGATTTTCGTCAACAGTTACAAACAATCAATCTGCAAGGAGAACAATACAAGGTTCTACCAATCTTATCTTGGAACGCTAAAAATATTTACTATTACCTCCAAGAATATAATTTACCTTACCATCCGCTCTTCGACCAAGGATATGTTACTGTTGGCGATTGGCATTCCAGTCGTTCCTTAATGGCTGAAGACACTAACGAACGTTTAACTCGCTTTCGGGGTCTCAAACAGGAATGTGGTTTACATCTTCCCGTTGCCGCTTAA
- a CDS encoding response regulator transcription factor yields MPRILVIDDDPAISELVSINLEMAGYDVNQAEDGIKGQALAVQLQPDLVMLDLMLPKVDGFTVCQRLRRDERTSDIPVLMLTALGQTQDKVEGFNAGADDYLTKPFEVEEMLARVRALLRRTDRIPQAAKHSEILNFGPLTLIPERFEAIWFEKTVKLTHLEFELLHCLLQRHGQTVAPPEILKEVWGYDPDDDIETIRVHIRHLRTKLEPDPRHPNYIKTVYGAGYCLELPNSEQILAQEDKATV; encoded by the coding sequence ATGCCCAGAATACTTGTAATTGACGACGATCCAGCAATCTCTGAATTAGTCTCTATTAACCTAGAGATGGCAGGCTATGATGTCAATCAGGCAGAAGATGGTATAAAAGGTCAGGCATTAGCTGTACAGCTACAACCAGACTTAGTTATGCTCGATCTTATGTTACCGAAGGTTGATGGCTTTACCGTTTGTCAGAGATTACGTAGAGATGAGCGCACTTCCGATATTCCAGTTTTAATGCTAACCGCTTTGGGACAAACCCAGGATAAGGTAGAAGGATTTAACGCTGGTGCCGATGACTATTTAACTAAGCCTTTTGAAGTTGAAGAAATGCTCGCTAGAGTAAGAGCTTTATTGCGTCGTACGGATCGCATCCCTCAAGCGGCGAAACACTCAGAAATTCTTAACTTTGGTCCTTTGACCTTAATTCCTGAACGTTTTGAGGCAATTTGGTTTGAAAAAACAGTTAAATTAACTCATCTGGAGTTTGAATTACTCCACTGCTTACTTCAGCGTCATGGACAGACGGTTGCTCCTCCTGAGATCTTGAAAGAAGTTTGGGGTTATGATCCTGATGATGATATCGAAACTATCCGCGTTCATATTCGTCATCTGCGAACTAAATTAGAACCCGATCCTCGCCATCCTAACTATATTAAGACCGTTTATGGTGCAGGATATTGTTTGGAGTTACCTAACTCTGAGCAAATCTTAGCTCAAGAAGATAAGGCAACGGTATAG
- a CDS encoding glycoside hydrolase family 10 protein has translation MFKNDGHLPQLQPTIDIKIKPISNITLIKKLLELTIIVLPTTILTLPVIAIKSEIASASLSPKSVINDHSSKQRVNYCPSKPVKQNKHVGASFIEQNSTFLGWNWKSAQLVGSTLNKNWLESALNRYSINGINSNDRSSSTKGSFGTNCNFNQIAQKSSRSALDDLLLLQDPSEFRLPSSNFASPDESDLDISAAEIRIMKQELEGLIGRFETTLLTADAYYSDIDISMADVIQQLLSKQTKNYQAKEKSLVKSEYRDAHRALEQARNGLDRFRNLVNQRSYLKAKAEWLAAKQLLWDNYPSDRPVAHSEVRGMWLDRGTIVKAKSEADLVKIFDRMATAGINTVFFETVNSGYTIYPSKVAPKQNPLVEGWDPLKVAIKLAHERGMELHAWVWTFAAVNQRHNTIINLPRNYLGPVLSKHPDWALTDHEGSRFHYSSGKVFLDPANPDVRNYLTSLLTEIATDYDVDGVHLDYIRYPFQSPTGKITYGYGRVAREQFAAQTGIDPIQLDPQHPLWSEWTEFRIEQIDSFVASVSQNLKQLRPDLTLSTAVFPMPYRERTSKIQQNWENWVAKEWIDMLIPMTYAENTEKLYTLASPLLSEFDHGKALLLPGIRLLNISEIGALDQMQLLRGMSTEGYALFAAENLNSHFETIFNSTQGSISSEPRQPLPHREPFLVTLSRYQSLQKEWNFFLTNNQLVIEDITLQEWGENADRLAHDLQKLVDEPSNRNFFSTQISLNSLRRKFPQWMEETKSIDAYQVKVWENRLNTLDRLLSYGENKVLKPAPTTVVR, from the coding sequence GTGTTCAAAAATGATGGGCATTTGCCACAACTTCAACCAACAATAGACATTAAGATTAAGCCAATAAGTAATATAACTTTAATTAAAAAATTACTTGAATTAACTATTATTGTACTACCTACTACTATACTAACTTTGCCAGTAATAGCTATTAAGTCAGAGATCGCCTCGGCAAGTCTATCTCCGAAGTCAGTGATTAATGACCATTCATCAAAACAAAGAGTAAACTATTGCCCGAGTAAACCTGTCAAACAAAATAAACATGTTGGGGCTTCATTCATCGAGCAAAATTCGACTTTTTTAGGCTGGAATTGGAAATCTGCTCAATTAGTTGGCTCGACTCTCAATAAAAATTGGTTAGAGTCGGCTCTAAATAGATACAGTATTAACGGTATTAATAGTAATGATCGATCTAGCTCTACCAAAGGTAGTTTCGGAACAAACTGCAATTTTAACCAGATCGCTCAGAAGAGTTCTCGTTCTGCTCTCGATGATTTACTACTATTACAAGACCCCTCTGAGTTCAGATTGCCCTCCTCAAATTTTGCCTCTCCAGACGAGTCAGATCTAGATATTTCTGCTGCTGAGATACGTATAATGAAACAGGAACTAGAAGGTTTGATTGGTCGCTTCGAGACAACTCTTCTAACTGCCGATGCTTATTATAGTGATATCGATATTTCGATGGCGGACGTGATTCAACAGTTACTCAGCAAACAGACTAAAAATTATCAAGCAAAAGAAAAATCTTTAGTCAAATCTGAGTATCGAGATGCTCACCGAGCCTTAGAGCAAGCTCGTAATGGGCTTGATAGATTTCGTAATTTGGTAAATCAGCGTAGTTATCTTAAAGCCAAAGCTGAATGGTTAGCTGCCAAACAACTATTGTGGGATAATTACCCATCAGATAGACCTGTGGCTCATTCAGAAGTACGAGGAATGTGGCTCGATCGAGGCACAATTGTTAAAGCTAAATCTGAGGCAGACTTGGTCAAGATTTTTGACCGCATGGCAACAGCAGGAATCAACACGGTCTTTTTTGAGACTGTTAATTCCGGCTATACTATTTATCCCAGTAAAGTTGCTCCCAAACAAAACCCCTTAGTGGAGGGTTGGGATCCCCTCAAAGTGGCAATTAAGCTAGCTCATGAGCGTGGTATGGAGTTACATGCATGGGTTTGGACTTTTGCCGCAGTCAACCAACGTCACAATACCATCATTAATCTACCCCGCAATTATTTGGGGCCAGTATTATCAAAGCATCCAGATTGGGCATTAACAGATCACGAGGGTAGCCGCTTCCATTATAGTTCTGGTAAAGTTTTCCTCGATCCTGCTAATCCTGATGTTCGGAATTATCTGACATCACTACTTACAGAAATTGCTACAGATTATGATGTCGATGGAGTTCATCTCGACTATATTCGCTATCCATTTCAAAGTCCCACTGGTAAGATTACTTACGGTTATGGTAGGGTGGCAAGGGAGCAATTTGCAGCACAAACAGGAATAGATCCAATCCAGTTAGATCCTCAACATCCTTTGTGGTCGGAATGGACGGAATTTCGGATTGAGCAGATTGATAGTTTTGTTGCTTCGGTGTCTCAGAATTTAAAACAACTCCGACCTGATTTAACTCTCTCAACGGCAGTATTTCCTATGCCCTACCGAGAGCGCACATCAAAAATTCAGCAAAACTGGGAAAATTGGGTAGCAAAAGAATGGATTGATATGTTGATCCCCATGACTTATGCTGAAAACACGGAGAAACTTTATACCCTTGCCAGTCCCCTACTAAGTGAATTCGATCACGGGAAGGCATTGCTTTTACCAGGAATCAGGCTTTTGAATATTTCGGAAATAGGAGCATTAGACCAAATGCAATTATTGCGTGGTATGTCTACCGAAGGCTATGCTCTTTTTGCAGCAGAAAATTTAAATTCTCATTTTGAGACTATCTTTAATAGTACTCAGGGTAGTATTTCTTCCGAGCCTAGACAACCTTTACCGCATCGAGAACCATTTTTGGTGACTTTATCTCGTTATCAAAGCTTACAAAAGGAATGGAATTTTTTCTTAACCAATAATCAGTTAGTTATTGAAGATATTACGTTACAGGAATGGGGAGAAAATGCTGACAGATTAGCACATGATTTACAAAAACTAGTGGATGAGCCTTCTAATCGGAATTTCTTCTCAACTCAGATTTCTCTCAATTCTCTGCGACGTAAGTTTCCTCAGTGGATGGAAGAAACTAAAAGCATTGATGCGTATCAAGTAAAAGTCTGGGAAAATCGCTTAAACACTCTAGATCGTCTCTTAAGTTATGGAGAAAACAAGGTTCTAAAACCTGCTCCAACCACAGTGGTTAGATAA
- the cysE gene encoding serine O-acetyltransferase encodes MTAYNRLPTLTKSDRTRWTALKQMGKTIFEDYAIALKRDPAARNWLEVLLCYPGTQAIVSYRFAHWLHKLNLPFFPRFLSHLTRLLTGIEIHPGATIGNRVFIDHGMGVVIGETAVIGNNCLLYQGVTLGGTGKDNGKRHPTLGCNVTVGAGAKILGNINIGSNARVGAGAVVVKDVPANSTVVGIPGRIVSQRDEDFDCN; translated from the coding sequence ATGACTGCTTACAACAGACTCCCAACCCTTACCAAATCCGATCGCACTCGCTGGACTGCCCTTAAGCAGATGGGAAAAACCATTTTTGAAGATTATGCGATCGCTTTAAAACGAGATCCAGCAGCTCGGAATTGGTTAGAAGTTTTACTTTGTTATCCTGGCACTCAAGCTATAGTTTCCTATCGTTTTGCTCACTGGCTACATAAGTTAAATCTCCCTTTCTTTCCTCGTTTTCTATCTCATCTCACCCGCTTGCTAACGGGAATAGAAATTCATCCTGGGGCAACAATTGGCAACAGGGTATTTATCGACCACGGTATGGGAGTAGTTATCGGCGAAACCGCAGTAATTGGCAACAATTGTTTGCTTTATCAGGGTGTAACTTTAGGTGGAACAGGCAAAGATAATGGAAAACGCCACCCCACTTTAGGATGTAACGTTACTGTTGGTGCTGGAGCGAAAATTCTCGGCAATATCAATATTGGCAGTAACGCTCGCGTTGGTGCTGGTGCTGTAGTAGTAAAAGATGTACCAGCAAATTCTACAGTAGTGGGCATTCCAGGTCGTATTGTCTCTCAAAGAGATGAAGATTTCGATTGTAATTAA
- a CDS encoding heme oxygenase (biliverdin-producing), with amino-acid sequence MSVNLATMLREGTKQSHTMAENVGFVKCFLKGVVEKKSYRKLVTSLYFVYSAMEEEMEKLKDHSVVSKVYFPELNRKQSLEEDLHFYYGANWREEAKNTQAGKAYVARIREIAKSHPELLVSHCYTRYLGDLSGGQILKKISQRAMNLTDGEGTAFYEFEDIPDEKAFKDNYRQAMNELPIDEATAQRIVDEANDAFGLNMKLFQELEGNLVKAIGVMLFNTLTRRRARGSTELATAE; translated from the coding sequence ATGAGCGTTAATTTAGCCACAATGTTACGTGAAGGGACTAAACAGTCTCATACAATGGCAGAAAATGTTGGTTTTGTTAAATGTTTTCTTAAAGGAGTAGTTGAAAAGAAATCTTATCGCAAATTAGTTACTAGTCTCTACTTTGTCTACTCGGCAATGGAAGAGGAAATGGAAAAACTTAAAGATCATTCTGTAGTTTCTAAAGTATATTTTCCTGAACTCAATCGAAAACAGAGTTTGGAGGAAGATTTGCACTTCTACTATGGTGCTAACTGGCGCGAAGAAGCTAAAAATACTCAAGCAGGGAAAGCTTATGTAGCTCGTATTCGAGAAATTGCTAAGTCTCATCCAGAATTACTAGTATCTCACTGTTACACTCGCTACTTAGGAGATTTATCTGGAGGGCAAATCCTCAAGAAAATTTCTCAAAGAGCCATGAATCTCACTGATGGGGAAGGAACAGCATTTTATGAATTTGAAGATATTCCTGACGAAAAAGCTTTTAAGGATAATTATCGTCAAGCGATGAACGAGCTACCTATCGATGAAGCTACTGCGCAAAGAATTGTTGACGAAGCTAATGATGCTTTTGGTCTGAACATGAAATTATTCCAAGAACTTGAAGGAAATTTAGTTAAAGCGATCGGCGTAATGCTGTTCAATACTTTGACTCGTCGTCGTGCCCGCGGTAGCACTGAATTGGCTACTGCCGAATAA
- a CDS encoding sugar phosphate nucleotidyltransferase gives MKAMILAAGKGTRVRPITYTIPKPLIPILQKPVMEFLLELLRQHGFDQIMVNVSHLAHEIEGYFRDGQRFGVDIGYSFEGSIVDGKLVGQAVGSAGGLRKIQDFNAFFDDTFVVLCGDALIDLDLTAAVKQHQANGAIATVITKKVPKEDVPSYGVVVTDEQGRIQSFQEKPSVEEALSTDINTGIYIFEPEIFEYIPPNQEYDIGGELFPKLVAKQAPFYAVSMDFEWVDIGKVPDYWHAIRGVLTKKIKNVSIPGHEVAPGIYTGLNVAVNWDKVDIQGPVYIGGMTKIEDGAKIIGPTMIGPNCYICSGATVDNSVIFEYSRLGEGIRLVDKLVFGRYCVDKTGAAIDLQAAALDWLITDTRNNPSHQKHDEHKVIKDFLKEDN, from the coding sequence ATGAAAGCCATGATTTTGGCGGCTGGTAAAGGCACTCGTGTTCGTCCCATAACATATACAATTCCCAAACCTCTAATTCCGATATTACAAAAGCCAGTCATGGAGTTTCTCTTAGAACTTCTAAGACAGCATGGTTTCGACCAGATTATGGTCAATGTCAGTCATTTGGCTCATGAAATAGAAGGCTATTTTCGCGATGGTCAGCGTTTTGGTGTGGATATTGGTTACTCGTTTGAAGGTAGCATTGTTGATGGGAAACTTGTCGGACAAGCAGTAGGTTCTGCTGGCGGCTTAAGAAAAATCCAAGACTTTAATGCTTTTTTTGACGATACTTTTGTCGTTTTATGTGGGGATGCCCTAATCGACCTTGACTTAACTGCAGCAGTTAAACAGCATCAAGCCAACGGCGCGATCGCCACAGTAATCACCAAAAAAGTCCCCAAAGAAGACGTTCCTAGCTATGGTGTAGTGGTCACAGATGAGCAAGGACGTATTCAGTCTTTTCAGGAAAAACCCTCTGTAGAAGAAGCTCTAAGCACAGATATCAATACAGGAATTTATATTTTTGAGCCAGAGATCTTTGAATATATCCCTCCAAATCAAGAGTACGATATTGGGGGAGAACTGTTTCCCAAGTTGGTTGCCAAACAGGCTCCCTTTTACGCTGTCTCCATGGACTTTGAATGGGTTGATATTGGCAAGGTTCCCGATTATTGGCACGCTATTCGTGGAGTGTTGACTAAAAAAATTAAAAATGTCAGTATTCCTGGTCATGAAGTTGCCCCGGGTATTTATACAGGATTAAACGTGGCAGTCAATTGGGACAAAGTCGATATTCAAGGTCCAGTCTATATTGGTGGTATGACCAAAATTGAAGACGGTGCCAAAATTATTGGGCCAACTATGATTGGTCCTAATTGTTATATCTGTAGCGGTGCCACCGTAGATAATAGTGTGATTTTTGAGTATTCTCGTTTAGGGGAAGGCATTCGCCTAGTGGACAAGTTAGTCTTTGGACGTTATTGCGTTGATAAGACAGGAGCGGCGATCGATTTGCAAGCAGCTGCTTTAGATTGGCTAATTACTGATACTCGTAATAATCCTTCTCATCAAAAACACGATGAACATAAAGTGATTAAAGATTTCTTGAAAGAAGATAATTAA
- a CDS encoding photosystem II protein, Psb35-related, with product MITLLVAVFIIGWAAAAVIGTQAYFRGEQTKPIHERNLKSESFEQLAKSFTGRDIDYSERTPAFSLDTYTSNNLPRA from the coding sequence ATGATAACTTTATTGGTCGCAGTATTCATCATTGGTTGGGCAGCAGCAGCAGTTATTGGAACACAGGCTTATTTCCGTGGCGAACAAACTAAGCCAATCCATGAGCGCAACCTCAAATCTGAATCTTTTGAACAACTAGCAAAATCTTTTACTGGTAGAGATATTGACTATAGTGAACGCACTCCTGCCTTTTCTCTTGACACGTACACTAGTAACAATCTTCCTCGAGCTTAA